A genomic window from Caldicellulosiruptor kronotskyensis 2002 includes:
- a CDS encoding ABC transporter ATP-binding protein, which translates to MIKLFKYLKPYKWAVILAPLFMLLEVLMDLMQPRFMEKIIDIGLKRGDIGYILRTGLIMILAALIGMVGGGGCVVFSSIASQNFAYDLRSELFKKVMAFSFKNVDRFRPETLITRLTNDVVQIQNVVMMMLRIVVRAPLLFIGGIIMTLTIDPKLSLVLFVSIPFVILIFYFMIKFSFPLFSQLQKRIDRVNAVMRENLLGSRVVKAFVRHEHEQKRFYDANQNLLQTSLKAFGVVVITMPLFGFVMNMAMVGVVWFGGFEVKYGHLQVGQLMAFINYTMQILFSLMMIGNIFLFITRASASAERINEVLDCSIDVKSKENAIKKPIEFGKVEFRNVTFYYNQDEESPALENISFVANPGEIVGIIGTTGSGKSTLVSLIPRLYDVQEGEVLIDDINVKDYDVEVLRKSISIVLQDTILFTGSIKENIAWGNENATMEEIIQAAKAAQAHHFIMSFEKGYDTEVSERGVNLSGGQKQRISIARAILKKPKILILDDCTSAVDMATEKKIQAALKEYMRGTTTFIIAQRISSIKHADKIIVMDAGRIVAIGTHDELVKNCPIYREIYLTQTGEEEGKIA; encoded by the coding sequence ATGATAAAACTTTTTAAGTATTTAAAACCTTATAAGTGGGCAGTGATTTTAGCTCCGCTTTTTATGCTTTTGGAAGTTTTGATGGACCTAATGCAGCCAAGGTTTATGGAGAAGATAATTGATATTGGGCTCAAAAGAGGAGATATAGGATATATTTTAAGAACAGGTCTAATAATGATTTTAGCAGCTTTAATTGGGATGGTTGGTGGCGGTGGCTGTGTTGTGTTTTCAAGCATTGCAAGCCAGAACTTTGCATATGATTTGAGAAGTGAACTTTTCAAAAAAGTCATGGCTTTTTCTTTTAAAAACGTAGACAGGTTCAGACCAGAAACTTTGATTACAAGACTCACAAATGATGTTGTTCAGATCCAAAATGTTGTCATGATGATGCTGAGAATTGTTGTGCGAGCACCTCTTCTGTTCATAGGTGGGATTATAATGACTCTCACAATCGACCCAAAACTATCTTTGGTATTATTTGTCTCTATACCATTTGTAATACTTATTTTTTACTTCATGATAAAATTTAGCTTTCCTTTATTTTCCCAGCTCCAGAAAAGAATAGACAGGGTAAACGCTGTGATGCGCGAAAATCTCTTGGGAAGCAGAGTTGTAAAAGCTTTTGTCAGACACGAACATGAACAAAAAAGGTTTTATGATGCCAACCAGAACCTTTTACAAACCTCTTTGAAAGCTTTTGGGGTTGTTGTAATAACAATGCCTCTTTTTGGATTTGTCATGAATATGGCGATGGTTGGCGTTGTTTGGTTTGGCGGGTTTGAAGTAAAATATGGACACCTTCAGGTTGGGCAGCTCATGGCGTTTATAAATTACACTATGCAAATATTGTTTTCTCTCATGATGATAGGAAATATCTTCTTATTTATCACAAGAGCAAGCGCATCTGCAGAAAGAATCAACGAGGTTTTGGATTGCAGCATTGATGTCAAAAGCAAAGAAAACGCCATTAAAAAACCAATTGAATTTGGCAAGGTAGAATTTAGAAATGTAACCTTTTACTACAACCAAGATGAAGAAAGTCCGGCGCTTGAAAATATATCATTTGTTGCAAATCCTGGCGAGATAGTTGGGATTATTGGTACAACCGGTTCTGGTAAATCCACCTTGGTAAGTTTAATTCCAAGACTTTATGATGTTCAAGAAGGCGAAGTGCTGATTGACGATATAAATGTAAAAGACTATGATGTTGAGGTTTTGCGAAAGAGCATAAGCATAGTTTTACAAGACACAATTCTATTTACGGGTTCTATAAAAGAGAACATTGCATGGGGCAACGAAAATGCCACTATGGAAGAGATAATACAAGCTGCAAAGGCAGCGCAAGCTCACCATTTTATCATGAGTTTTGAAAAAGGGTATGACACAGAAGTGTCTGAGCGCGGGGTAAACCTTTCTGGTGGACAAAAACAAAGAATTTCGATTGCCAGAGCAATCTTGAAAAAGCCTAAAATATTAATATTAGATGATTGCACATCTGCTGTTGATATGGCAACTGAAAAGAAGATTCAAGCAGCTCTTAAAGAGTACATGAGAGGGACAACAACATTTATAATAGCCCAGAGAATATCGTCAATAAAACATGCAGACAAGATAATTGTTATGGACGCAGGTAGAATTGTTGCAATTGGCACACATGATGAACTTGTGAAAAACTGTCCAATATACAGAGAGATTTACTTAACTCAAACTGGAGAGGAGGAAGGCAAAATTGCCTGA
- a CDS encoding MarR family winged helix-turn-helix transcriptional regulator, with amino-acid sequence MNISKEMINQIAENMLSLFPMITKNILKKDEFSEKYGLPPRFIHILHITDVFGPMNMSELAKRLNISAPNLTPIVDKLIAEGYVQRLKDESDRRISIVQTTEKGKELLSLHTQWVNQNLEKNLSRLSEDEIEELWYLLKRLKTLVLKMIGCCLEKKEGSRKDDKTF; translated from the coding sequence ATGAATATTTCAAAAGAGATGATAAATCAGATTGCAGAAAACATGCTGTCTCTTTTTCCAATGATAACAAAGAATATTTTAAAAAAAGACGAATTTTCAGAAAAATATGGACTGCCACCACGGTTTATTCACATTTTGCATATCACAGACGTTTTTGGACCTATGAACATGTCTGAGCTTGCAAAAAGGCTTAACATTTCAGCACCAAACCTTACACCTATTGTAGATAAGCTTATCGCAGAAGGATATGTTCAAAGGCTTAAAGATGAGTCTGACAGACGAATTTCAATAGTGCAGACAACAGAAAAAGGCAAAGAACTTTTAAGTCTTCATACCCAGTGGGTAAACCAAAATTTAGAGAAAAACCTTTCAAGACTTTCTGAGGATGAAATTGAAGAGCTGTGGTACTTGCTCAAAAGGTTAAAAACGCTTGTATTGAAAATGATAGGGTGTTGTTTAGAAAAAAAGGAGGGTAGCAGGAAAGATGATAAAACTTTTTAA
- a CDS encoding DUF554 domain-containing protein encodes MTGLGTIVNALAVIVGSTLGLILKFGIPERFKATIMQAISLSVIFIGISGVLQGIFKVLSNGKIDRQFIMLMIFSLVIGGLVGEILRIEDFLEKLGDRIKKAVSSMIKSENSTFTEGFVTASLVFCVGAMAIVGSLEDGLNHNFSILFAKSILDGVTSIIFSATLGIGVMFSSVAVLLYQGSITLLAGLIKPFLTDTVVLQMSMVGSVLIFAIGLNMLGVSKIKVGNLLPAIFVPAFYYAITTLI; translated from the coding sequence ATGACGGGGCTTGGAACTATAGTAAATGCACTTGCCGTTATTGTAGGCTCCACTTTGGGACTGATCTTAAAATTTGGGATACCAGAAAGATTTAAAGCAACAATTATGCAGGCAATATCTCTTTCTGTTATTTTTATTGGAATTTCTGGAGTATTGCAGGGAATTTTTAAAGTACTTTCAAATGGCAAGATAGACAGGCAGTTTATAATGCTTATGATTTTTTCTCTTGTGATTGGCGGGCTTGTAGGAGAAATTTTGAGAATTGAAGATTTTTTGGAAAAGCTTGGCGATAGAATTAAAAAGGCTGTATCAAGCATGATAAAATCAGAAAATTCAACATTTACAGAAGGTTTTGTCACAGCAAGTCTTGTATTTTGTGTTGGAGCTATGGCTATTGTAGGAAGCCTTGAAGATGGGCTAAACCACAACTTTAGTATTCTTTTTGCAAAATCTATTTTAGACGGTGTAACCTCCATAATATTTTCAGCAACACTTGGAATTGGTGTTATGTTCTCAAGCGTTGCTGTGCTTTTATATCAAGGAAGCATAACACTTTTAGCAGGATTGATAAAACCATTTTTGACAGACACAGTAGTTTTGCAAATGTCAATGGTAGGTTCTGTTTTGATATTCGCAATTGGTCTTAATATGCTTGGTGTATCAAAAATTAAAGTTGGCAATCTTCTCCCTGCAATATTCGTGCCCGCCTTTTATTATGCAATAACTACCTTGATATGA
- a CDS encoding ABC transporter ATP-binding protein, whose translation MIALEVKNLVKRYANVLALDNLSLTVKEGEVFGLLGPNGAGKTTFINCILGLTNIDRGEIYIFEKPLNKALKELKSQIGIVPQEISLYSNLTVYENLSFFGSLYNLSGKLLKERIEFALEFVQMQDSIKKQIKKLSGGMKRRINIAAALLNSPKLLIMDEPTVGIDIYSRKLILDSVQKLSESGITIIYTTHYIEEVDRICTSVAFINKGTIIEYGSKEFLLKKLSDTNIIRIKLSKILDEVLTKIKNLDGVESVAFTGDELTVSVEKSKNLIKEIVETLSQDGCEILSISYEKPTMEKLYFAVMGYTIDEKGEIVHESSS comes from the coding sequence ATGATTGCACTTGAAGTCAAAAACCTTGTAAAAAGATACGCAAATGTCTTGGCTCTTGACAATCTGTCACTGACAGTCAAAGAAGGCGAAGTCTTTGGACTTTTAGGACCAAATGGCGCAGGAAAAACCACTTTTATAAACTGCATACTGGGACTCACAAACATTGACAGAGGCGAAATTTATATATTCGAAAAACCTTTAAACAAAGCTTTAAAAGAGTTAAAATCACAAATTGGAATTGTACCACAGGAAATTTCGCTCTACAGCAACCTAACTGTGTATGAAAACTTAAGCTTTTTTGGTTCGCTTTATAACCTCTCAGGGAAGCTTTTGAAAGAGAGAATAGAGTTTGCTTTAGAGTTTGTTCAGATGCAGGATAGCATCAAAAAACAGATCAAAAAACTGTCTGGCGGGATGAAAAGAAGAATAAACATTGCAGCAGCTCTTCTTAACAGCCCCAAACTTCTTATTATGGATGAGCCAACTGTTGGAATTGACATATACTCAAGAAAGCTAATTTTGGACTCTGTTCAGAAACTCTCTGAAAGCGGCATTACAATAATTTACACAACCCACTACATCGAAGAAGTTGACAGAATCTGTACATCTGTTGCGTTCATAAATAAAGGAACAATCATAGAATATGGCTCAAAAGAATTTTTATTAAAAAAACTGTCAGATACAAATATTATCAGGATAAAATTGAGCAAGATTTTAGATGAGGTTCTGACAAAAATCAAAAACTTAGATGGAGTTGAAAGTGTAGCTTTTACTGGAGATGAACTTACAGTTTCTGTTGAAAAGTCAAAAAATCTTATAAAAGAGATTGTCGAAACTTTGTCTCAGGATGGATGTGAAATACTTTCCATATCTTATGAAAAGCCCACAATGGAAAAGCTCTACTTTGCAGTGATGGGCTATACCATAGATGAAAAAGGAGAGATTGTCCATGAGAGCAGCAGTTAA
- a CDS encoding ABC transporter permease: MRAAVKAFLYTLKENAMSIPLLSIMLIFPIILIFILGNALSGYFKQANIPKMNIIIVEENLKPSIYDTVLKYDKTFLKLFNAEIFSSKSAALKKFSSSNKYVAVVTFKEHQRNNHSNYSPFGNFDIEISSKGGSQEAGFVKVYFNIFANYYKFARSIYSPSDIPKSINFESAFSGRFPRALDYYAVTMVVMMALYGSFGGIAVIEEERRQNTLIRLFSSPKSPYAIFIAKAFAQMVFLYVQLCIIVIFSKYIYHANWGNNLILVFLLLLVYSIFAILLGVFVALVAKNYIVSNVLVSSLAIVFTFLAGGYVRVDLGEGLLSTLREFLPNYAVQSAIFSVIYNPADINHFKNAITYLTLLCSVIFIICTLSIRKVKSWQFSG; encoded by the coding sequence ATGAGAGCAGCAGTTAAAGCCTTTTTATATACTTTAAAAGAAAATGCTATGAGTATTCCTCTTCTTTCTATAATGCTAATTTTCCCAATCATCTTGATTTTCATCCTTGGAAATGCACTATCTGGATATTTTAAGCAAGCCAACATTCCAAAAATGAATATAATCATTGTTGAAGAAAATTTAAAACCAAGCATTTATGATACCGTTTTGAAATATGATAAAACTTTTTTAAAATTATTCAATGCAGAAATTTTTTCTTCCAAGTCGGCTGCACTGAAAAAGTTTTCTTCATCTAATAAATATGTTGCTGTTGTGACATTCAAAGAGCATCAAAGGAATAACCATTCAAATTATAGTCCTTTTGGGAATTTTGATATTGAAATCTCCTCAAAAGGGGGTTCACAAGAAGCTGGATTTGTCAAAGTGTATTTTAATATTTTTGCAAACTACTACAAATTTGCAAGAAGTATTTATTCTCCTTCCGACATACCAAAATCAATAAATTTTGAATCTGCATTTTCAGGTCGCTTTCCAAGAGCTCTTGATTATTATGCTGTTACTATGGTTGTTATGATGGCACTGTACGGCAGTTTTGGTGGCATCGCAGTTATAGAAGAAGAAAGACGTCAAAATACCTTAATAAGACTTTTTTCATCACCAAAAAGCCCATATGCTATATTCATTGCAAAAGCGTTTGCTCAAATGGTATTTTTGTATGTTCAGCTCTGTATTATTGTAATATTTTCAAAATACATTTATCATGCAAACTGGGGTAACAACTTAATACTTGTATTCCTGCTTTTGCTTGTATACAGCATATTTGCTATACTTCTTGGAGTTTTTGTTGCTCTTGTTGCTAAAAACTATATAGTTTCAAATGTGTTGGTAAGCTCACTTGCTATTGTATTTACATTTCTGGCAGGAGGATATGTGAGAGTTGACTTAGGAGAGGGGTTATTGAGTACTTTGAGAGAGTTTTTGCCAAATTATGCTGTGCAATCAGCAATCTTTAGTGTAATTTACAATCCTGCGGATATAAATCATTTTAAAAACGCTATAACATATCTTACTCTTCTTTGCTCAGTCATTTTCATTATTTGTACACTCTCGATAAGGAAGGTGAAATCATGGCAGTTTTCAGGATAA
- a CDS encoding ABC transporter permease, with the protein MAVFRINIKRLLKDKFNLFLMIVLPSVAVALSTFFTTSVVETTYKIGVIIDKDKSNTAELVEQQLRKCFDVKIFDPQKSIASQMVQSGVDCVVVLNNKAVDDIINEKSKNIKIYTFGKSETHIVLKEYLNSIFKVLISQNNINSTRFLESSKYIFEHSPLVLSKQLKHESKAISVSFASGFFVMSLFWLALNASNIILKDYQERVIMRILCSPVSKQSYILQSILSIFAVIFLQLLFFIVLCKYFFSFSFGVNFLSVLLVLSICGFMFVSFAVMFISIVNDIKKLAALNSMVVTIMCMVGGCYWPLHIMPKFMQKLALVFPTTYATNLTKNMLTGKPLESMLIDILIVLAFCVLFILVGINQLSKNVISKM; encoded by the coding sequence ATGGCAGTTTTCAGGATAAATATAAAAAGGCTATTAAAAGATAAATTTAATCTATTTTTGATGATTGTGCTTCCTTCTGTTGCAGTAGCTCTTTCGACATTTTTCACAACAAGTGTTGTTGAGACCACATACAAGATAGGAGTTATTATTGACAAAGATAAAAGCAACACAGCCGAACTTGTAGAGCAGCAACTCAGAAAATGCTTTGATGTAAAAATTTTTGACCCTCAAAAGTCTATTGCAAGCCAGATGGTCCAAAGCGGAGTTGACTGTGTTGTTGTGTTAAATAATAAGGCAGTTGATGATATTATAAACGAAAAAAGTAAAAATATTAAAATATACACCTTTGGCAAGTCTGAAACACACATTGTTTTAAAAGAATATTTAAACAGCATATTCAAGGTTCTTATTTCACAAAATAACATCAACAGCACAAGATTTTTAGAATCTTCTAAGTATATTTTTGAGCACTCACCTTTAGTATTAAGCAAACAACTTAAGCATGAGTCAAAAGCTATTTCAGTTTCATTTGCCTCAGGATTCTTTGTAATGTCACTCTTCTGGCTCGCTTTAAATGCTTCAAACATTATACTAAAAGATTATCAAGAAAGAGTTATTATGAGGATTCTGTGCTCACCTGTTTCAAAACAAAGTTACATTTTGCAATCTATATTGAGCATATTTGCGGTCATATTCTTACAGCTTTTATTCTTTATTGTGCTATGCAAGTATTTTTTCAGCTTTTCGTTTGGCGTAAACTTTTTGAGTGTATTACTGGTTCTTTCTATCTGCGGCTTTATGTTTGTTTCATTTGCTGTGATGTTCATAAGCATAGTAAATGATATTAAAAAACTTGCAGCTTTGAATTCTATGGTTGTAACAATCATGTGCATGGTTGGCGGCTGCTACTGGCCTCTTCACATTATGCCAAAGTTTATGCAAAAGTTAGCTCTTGTTTTTCCAACAACATATGCAACAAATCTTACGAAAAACATGCTAACAGGTAAACCCCTCGAAAGTATGCTGATTGACATATTGATAGTATTAGCATTTTGTGTGCTTTTTATCCTTGTTGGTATAAATCAGCTTTCCAAAAATGTAATTTCAAAAATGTAA
- a CDS encoding sensor histidine kinase, with protein MFLLVFLILDFAKTEYLKSRFFVLTISFVQFILITISIKLFGWEFSFFIPCSMSIFWDYKNKLASLLIAFLLLIFMFFVPANFAKDYFLICIFVLYSKSAFQMLQESKQKYIQNIDNLRLLNLQLSKLKTELLQSQQIIQKLSEQNQQMKLASSLHDTVGHSLAAINIQLNALKTLLEKKDLLGDEQINHILSSCLNQTQVSYKSLRNFVYSLKNSFESKTRYLEKVIEEFNFCKLNLNCSGDIENIPSYIFENLMAILKEALVNVSKHSDATFVDVSLQANPMYVRLYIHDNGTKKGEIKEGIGLMSIKLRSKAMNATINIDNSSGFSIVVFVPLKSEGD; from the coding sequence TTGTTTTTGCTTGTATTTTTGATATTAGATTTTGCAAAAACTGAATATTTAAAATCAAGATTTTTTGTTTTAACAATATCTTTTGTCCAGTTTATCTTAATTACAATTTCCATCAAACTTTTTGGATGGGAATTTTCATTTTTTATTCCCTGCTCAATGAGCATATTCTGGGATTATAAAAACAAACTTGCATCGCTGCTAATAGCCTTTTTATTATTGATATTTATGTTCTTTGTACCTGCAAATTTTGCAAAAGATTATTTTTTAATCTGTATATTTGTTCTTTACTCAAAATCAGCTTTCCAAATGCTTCAAGAAAGCAAACAAAAGTATATTCAGAACATAGATAACCTGAGACTTTTAAATCTTCAACTGAGCAAATTGAAAACAGAACTTTTGCAATCCCAGCAGATAATACAAAAGCTTTCTGAACAAAATCAGCAGATGAAACTTGCATCTTCTTTGCATGACACAGTGGGGCACAGCTTAGCAGCAATCAATATTCAGCTCAATGCCCTGAAAACACTCCTTGAGAAAAAAGACCTTTTAGGAGATGAACAAATAAATCATATACTATCATCATGTTTAAATCAGACTCAAGTTTCATATAAGAGCCTCAGAAACTTTGTGTATTCATTAAAAAACTCTTTTGAGTCTAAAACAAGGTATTTAGAAAAGGTTATAGAAGAGTTTAACTTTTGCAAATTAAATTTAAACTGCAGCGGTGACATTGAGAATATACCATCGTATATATTCGAAAACTTAATGGCAATTTTAAAAGAAGCTCTTGTAAACGTTTCTAAACACTCAGATGCAACTTTTGTTGATGTATCTTTACAAGCAAATCCAATGTATGTTCGTTTGTATATACATGACAACGGCACAAAAAAGGGAGAAATCAAAGAAGGTATAGGACTTATGAGTATTAAACTAAGGTCAAAAGCAATGAATGCTACCATTAATATTGACAACAGTTCTGGATTTTCGATAGTTGTGTTTGTTCCACTAAAATCTGAGGGGGATTAA
- a CDS encoding response regulator transcription factor, producing the protein MTTIKVLIVDDDKSVLDGLKIILELENFEVVGLCTNAKDAMDIVKQKNPDVVLMDIRMPVMDGIEGTFNIKTKFPNVKVIILTTFCEEDYIEKSLSFGADGYILKSSDAKHIVNSILSVLDGKVVMDKEIALYISDVLKRTSKQYFEKTQNLTERELEIAKLISQGYSNKEIARMLFISEGTVRNYITSILQKLNLKNRTQIAVYYLTKFS; encoded by the coding sequence ATGACAACAATAAAGGTACTGATAGTTGACGACGACAAATCTGTTTTGGACGGTCTTAAAATCATCCTTGAGCTTGAGAATTTTGAAGTTGTTGGGCTTTGTACAAATGCAAAAGATGCAATGGATATAGTAAAACAAAAAAACCCAGACGTTGTCCTTATGGATATTAGAATGCCTGTTATGGATGGTATTGAAGGAACTTTTAATATAAAAACCAAATTTCCAAACGTCAAAGTTATAATATTAACAACATTTTGTGAAGAAGATTACATAGAAAAGAGTCTGAGCTTTGGCGCAGATGGGTACATCCTCAAAAGCTCTGACGCAAAGCATATTGTAAATTCTATTTTGTCTGTGCTTGACGGTAAGGTTGTTATGGACAAAGAAATTGCTTTATACATTTCAGATGTATTGAAAAGGACTAGTAAGCAGTATTTTGAAAAGACACAAAACCTTACTGAAAGAGAGCTTGAAATTGCAAAGCTCATATCACAAGGATACTCAAATAAGGAAATCGCAAGGATGCTTTTCATCTCTGAAGGTACAGTAAGAAACTACATAACATCCATTCTTCAAAAGTTAAATCTTAAAAATAGAACCCAAATTGCAGTATACTATCTTACCAAATTTTCTTAA
- a CDS encoding response regulator transcription factor: protein MYKIMIIEDDISIAETIKNHLSKWDFDVRYVTDFKNIIECFIQFEPHLVLIDIILPFYNGFYWCNEIRKISKVPIMFISSASDNMNIIMAINMGGDDFIEKPFDLNVLTAKVHALIRRTYSFVSNINLIEYKGVILNLNNTTLLYQNKKIELTKNEYKILQLLMENAGRVVSREEIMQHLWQSDSFIDDNTLTVNITRLRKKLAELGLENFIKTKKGIGYIID from the coding sequence ATGTATAAAATAATGATTATCGAAGACGATATATCTATTGCTGAAACTATAAAAAACCACTTGTCTAAATGGGATTTCGACGTACGTTATGTTACAGATTTTAAAAATATCATTGAGTGCTTTATTCAATTTGAGCCACATCTCGTGTTAATTGATATAATATTGCCTTTTTACAATGGTTTTTACTGGTGTAATGAAATACGCAAAATATCAAAAGTTCCTATTATGTTTATATCTTCTGCAAGCGACAATATGAATATCATAATGGCTATTAATATGGGTGGAGATGATTTTATTGAAAAACCTTTTGATTTGAACGTCCTTACAGCAAAAGTCCATGCTCTGATAAGGAGAACTTACTCATTTGTCTCAAATATAAACCTTATTGAGTACAAGGGAGTTATTTTAAATCTCAATAATACCACTCTACTTTACCAAAATAAAAAAATTGAGTTAACAAAAAATGAATACAAAATTTTGCAATTGCTTATGGAAAATGCCGGAAGAGTGGTATCTCGTGAAGAAATTATGCAACACCTTTGGCAAAGTGATAGCTTTATTGACGATAATACTCTTACAGTAAATATAACAAGGCTTCGCAAAAAGTTAGCCGAGTTAGGTCTCGAAAATTTCATTAAAACCAAAAAAGGCATTGGATATATTATAGATTGA
- a CDS encoding sensor histidine kinase, which translates to MKEHINIIGAYLKRNMLLIIYLLVSSCIFFSISFLYSLPLEPTVYSLVLTYIFAFIIGITDFFSFYKRHITLEKLKRNITIADFSFPIAKDLIEKDYQELIKIINESKIEILANNEKVYRDMIDYYTAWAHQIKTPIAAIKLVLQAEQSKISNELLEQLFKLEQYVEMVLQYLRMENMSNDLLLKKYSLDHIVKQALRKYSLIFIRKKIKLNYKELNCHVLTDEKWLTFVIEQILSNALKYTNPGGQISIYMENNLPNTLVIEDTGIGIAKEDLPRVFEKGFTGYNGRLDKKSTGIGLYLCKRILDKLSHKIIIESEVGKGTKVKINFDTVDIAAD; encoded by the coding sequence ATGAAGGAACACATAAACATTATAGGGGCATATTTAAAACGGAATATGTTGCTTATCATTTATCTGTTGGTTTCAAGCTGTATATTTTTTTCTATTTCATTCCTTTATTCTCTTCCTTTAGAACCCACAGTTTATAGCTTAGTACTAACATATATTTTTGCATTTATCATTGGAATTACTGACTTTTTCTCATTTTATAAACGACATATAACACTTGAAAAACTAAAACGAAACATTACGATTGCGGATTTTTCTTTTCCAATTGCAAAGGATTTGATTGAAAAAGATTATCAAGAATTAATTAAAATCATTAATGAAAGCAAAATTGAAATTTTAGCTAATAATGAAAAAGTCTATAGAGATATGATTGATTATTACACAGCATGGGCACATCAAATTAAAACACCCATAGCTGCTATAAAGCTGGTTTTACAAGCAGAACAATCAAAAATTAGCAATGAACTTTTAGAACAACTTTTTAAGCTAGAGCAGTATGTTGAAATGGTTCTTCAATATCTTCGTATGGAAAATATGAGCAATGACTTACTACTAAAAAAATATTCACTTGACCATATTGTAAAACAAGCGCTGCGAAAATACTCTCTAATTTTTATACGTAAAAAGATAAAACTCAATTACAAAGAATTAAACTGCCATGTGTTAACTGACGAAAAATGGCTAACATTTGTTATTGAACAAATACTTTCAAATGCGCTTAAATATACAAACCCCGGTGGTCAAATCTCTATTTATATGGAAAACAATTTGCCAAATACATTGGTTATTGAAGATACAGGCATAGGTATTGCAAAAGAGGATTTGCCCCGTGTTTTTGAAAAAGGCTTTACAGGATATAACGGTCGCTTGGACAAAAAATCTACAGGTATTGGACTTTACCTTTGCAAGCGGATTTTAGATAAACTATCACACAAAATTATAATCGAATCAGAAGTTGGAAAGGGTACAAAAGTAAAAATCAATTTTGATACTGTTGATATAGCAGCAGATTAG
- a CDS encoding ABC transporter ATP-binding protein has product MTHVLLEVNSLKKIYTTRFGGNPVQALVSVSFSVEQGDYIAIMGESGSGKTTLLNIIAGFDKPTSGKVLLNGREITSMNEKEISAFRRNNIGFVFQDYNLLDTFSIQDNILLPLVLAGRPYTEMFERLKPVAEKLRISDILSKYPYEVSGGQKQRAAIARALITKPQIILADEPTGALDSRSSEELLKLFSEINNEGQAILVVTHSIKVASHAKRVLFIKDGEIFHQIYKGSMSNDEMYQKISDTLTMIATGGIRNG; this is encoded by the coding sequence ATGACACATGTTCTTTTAGAAGTGAATAGTTTAAAGAAAATCTACACAACAAGATTTGGTGGAAATCCTGTTCAGGCACTTGTAAGTGTATCTTTTTCAGTCGAGCAAGGAGATTATATAGCTATTATGGGCGAATCAGGTTCAGGTAAAACAACACTGTTAAACATCATTGCAGGTTTTGATAAACCCACAAGCGGTAAAGTACTTCTAAATGGCAGAGAAATTACGTCAATGAATGAAAAAGAAATTTCAGCCTTCAGACGAAATAACATAGGCTTTGTGTTTCAAGATTACAATCTTCTTGACACATTTTCTATACAAGACAATATCCTGTTACCTCTTGTATTAGCAGGAAGACCATATACAGAAATGTTCGAAAGGTTAAAACCTGTTGCTGAAAAACTTAGAATTTCTGATATTCTCTCAAAATATCCTTATGAGGTCTCAGGCGGACAAAAACAAAGAGCTGCAATTGCCCGTGCACTTATTACAAAACCCCAAATTATTCTTGCCGATGAACCAACTGGCGCTCTTGACTCACGTTCATCCGAAGAATTATTAAAACTATTTTCCGAAATAAATAATGAAGGCCAAGCCATTCTTGTAGTCACACATAGCATAAAAGTTGCAAGCCATGCAAAAAGAGTTTTGTTTATAAAAGACGGAGAGATTTTTCATCAAATTTATAAAGGTTCAATGTCAAATGATGAAATGTATCAGAAAATCTCCGATACGCTTACCATGATTGCAACAGGAGGTATCCGAAATGGTTAA